From Rhodoferax sp. AJA081-3, the proteins below share one genomic window:
- the tadA gene encoding tRNA adenosine(34) deaminase TadA yields MVVSLRDTDFMELALTQARLAAEAGEVPVGAVVVKDGQVIATGRNTPITTHDPTAHAEIVALRAAAQVLGNYRLDGCELFVTLEPCAMCSGAMLHARLARVVFGAPDPKTGAAGSVVNLFADSQLNHQTCIEGGVLGDTCAAELQAFFQNKREAQRGEKRALHPLRDDALRTPDAPFADLPGYPWTPHYLSDLPALDGLRMHYLDEGPTDAARTYLCLHGNPAWSYLYRKMIPVFLQAGQRVVAPDLIGFGKSDKLKKESAHTFSFHRQTLLDLVQRLDLQRIVLVVQDWGGLLGLTLPMEMPQRFEGLLVMNTTLATGDQPLSPGFLAWREMCAKNPGYDIARLFARGNPQLSAAECAAYAAPFPDKGHRAATRAFPAMVPDNPEADGAALSRAARNFWQTQWQGPTLMAIGMQDPVLGHASMAELRRSLRGCPEPLCVEEGGHFLQEMGEPIAKAAERFFGAH; encoded by the coding sequence ATGGTAGTGTCGTTGCGTGATACTGACTTCATGGAGTTGGCGCTGACGCAGGCCCGTCTGGCAGCAGAGGCTGGCGAGGTGCCGGTGGGCGCAGTGGTCGTCAAAGACGGCCAGGTCATCGCCACGGGCCGCAACACCCCCATAACCACCCACGACCCGACGGCCCACGCGGAGATTGTCGCGCTGCGCGCAGCCGCCCAGGTGCTGGGCAACTACCGCCTGGACGGTTGTGAACTCTTCGTCACGCTGGAACCCTGTGCCATGTGCAGTGGCGCCATGCTGCACGCGCGCCTGGCCCGCGTGGTGTTTGGCGCCCCCGATCCCAAGACGGGGGCGGCGGGCTCGGTCGTCAACCTGTTTGCCGACAGCCAGCTGAACCACCAGACCTGCATTGAGGGTGGCGTGCTGGGCGACACCTGTGCAGCCGAATTGCAGGCCTTTTTCCAGAACAAACGCGAGGCACAACGGGGGGAGAAGCGGGCGCTGCACCCCTTGCGCGATGACGCGTTGCGCACGCCTGATGCACCTTTTGCCGACTTGCCAGGCTACCCCTGGACGCCACACTACCTCAGCGATCTGCCCGCACTGGATGGCCTGCGCATGCACTACCTCGACGAGGGGCCCACCGACGCCGCACGCACCTACCTCTGCCTGCATGGCAACCCAGCCTGGAGTTACCTGTACCGCAAGATGATTCCGGTGTTCCTGCAAGCGGGGCAGCGCGTGGTGGCACCGGACCTGATCGGTTTTGGCAAGAGCGACAAACTGAAGAAAGAATCGGCGCACACGTTCAGCTTCCACCGCCAGACCCTGTTGGACCTGGTGCAGCGGCTGGACCTGCAGCGCATCGTGCTGGTGGTGCAGGACTGGGGCGGCTTGCTGGGTCTGACACTGCCGATGGAGATGCCGCAACGCTTCGAGGGATTGCTGGTCATGAACACCACGCTGGCCACCGGCGACCAACCGCTGTCACCCGGGTTTCTGGCCTGGCGTGAGATGTGTGCAAAAAATCCGGGGTACGACATCGCACGTTTGTTCGCACGGGGCAATCCGCAGCTGTCCGCGGCAGAGTGTGCGGCGTACGCTGCGCCGTTTCCAGACAAGGGCCACCGCGCTGCGACACGCGCCTTTCCGGCCATGGTTCCGGATAACCCAGAAGCCGACGGTGCGGCCCTCTCACGCGCCGCCCGCAACTTCTGGCAGACGCAATGGCAGGGGCCAACCCTGATGGCGATAGGCATGCAGGATCCTGTTTTGGGCCACGCGTCCATGGCCGAACTGCGGCGGTCCCTGCGCGGATGCCCAGAACCGCTGTGTGTGGAGGAGGGCGGGCATTTCCTGCAGGAAATGGGAGAGCCTATTGCGAAGGCAGCCGAACGCTTCTTTGGGGCGCATTAG
- the guaA gene encoding glutamine-hydrolyzing GMP synthase, with the protein MTHERILILDFGSQVTQLIARRVREAHVFCEVHPCDVSDEWVRNYAKDGSLKGVILSGSHASIYEESTDKAPQAVFELGVPVLGICYGMQAMAQQLGGKVEAGHTREFGSAQIRARGHTKLFEGIQDSSNAEGHGLLDVWMSHGDKVTEMPPGFTLMASNAACPIAAMADEARRFYAVQFHPEVTHTKQGQVILNRFVLDICGARADWIMGDYIAEAVERIRAQVGNEEVILGLSGGVDSSVAAALIHRAIGDQLTCVFVDHGLLRLNEGDMVMDMFVGKLHAKVIRADASDLFLGKLAGVSDPEAKRKIIGGEFVTVFKQEAAKLKGEGAKGAKWLAQGTIYPDVIESGGAGNKKAVTIKSHHNVGGLPEQLGLKLLEPLRELFKDEVRELGVALGLPHDMVYRHPFPGPGLGVRILGEVKKEYADLLRRADAIFIEELRNFKEEAPGPNQGKTWYELTSQAFTVFLPVKSVGVMGDGRTYDYVVALRAVQTSDFMTADWAELPYALLKKVSGRIINEVRGINRVTYDVSSKPPATIEWE; encoded by the coding sequence ATGACACACGAACGCATCCTCATTCTCGATTTCGGTTCCCAGGTCACCCAGCTCATCGCCCGCCGTGTCCGCGAAGCCCATGTGTTTTGCGAAGTCCACCCCTGCGATGTCAGCGACGAATGGGTGCGCAACTATGCCAAGGACGGATCGCTGAAGGGCGTCATCCTGTCTGGCAGCCATGCCAGCATTTACGAAGAGAGCACCGACAAGGCGCCACAGGCCGTGTTCGAGCTGGGCGTTCCGGTTTTGGGTATTTGTTACGGCATGCAGGCCATGGCCCAGCAGCTCGGTGGCAAAGTCGAGGCGGGCCATACCCGCGAATTCGGTTCCGCGCAAATTCGCGCCCGCGGCCATACCAAGCTGTTTGAAGGCATTCAAGACAGCTCCAATGCCGAAGGCCATGGCTTGTTGGACGTCTGGATGAGCCACGGCGACAAGGTCACCGAAATGCCCCCGGGCTTTACCCTGATGGCATCCAACGCCGCCTGCCCGATAGCGGCCATGGCGGACGAGGCCCGCCGCTTCTACGCCGTGCAGTTCCACCCCGAAGTCACCCACACCAAACAGGGCCAGGTCATCCTGAACCGCTTTGTGCTGGACATCTGCGGCGCGCGCGCCGACTGGATCATGGGTGACTACATCGCCGAGGCCGTGGAGCGCATCCGTGCCCAGGTCGGCAACGAGGAGGTCATCCTGGGCCTGTCCGGTGGTGTCGATTCTTCCGTGGCCGCGGCCCTGATCCACCGTGCCATTGGCGACCAGCTGACCTGCGTGTTTGTGGACCACGGCCTGCTGCGCCTGAACGAAGGCGACATGGTCATGGACATGTTTGTCGGCAAGTTACACGCCAAGGTCATACGTGCCGATGCCAGCGATTTGTTCCTGGGCAAGCTGGCGGGGGTCAGTGATCCCGAAGCCAAACGCAAGATCATCGGCGGCGAATTCGTCACTGTCTTCAAGCAAGAGGCCGCCAAGCTCAAGGGTGAGGGCGCCAAGGGTGCCAAGTGGCTGGCGCAGGGCACGATTTACCCTGATGTGATCGAGTCCGGCGGCGCTGGCAACAAGAAGGCCGTCACCATCAAGAGCCACCACAACGTGGGCGGCTTGCCCGAGCAACTGGGCCTGAAACTGCTGGAGCCGCTGCGCGAACTGTTCAAGGATGAGGTGCGCGAACTGGGCGTGGCCTTGGGCCTGCCGCATGACATGGTCTACCGCCACCCGTTCCCCGGCCCCGGCCTGGGCGTGCGCATTTTAGGTGAGGTCAAAAAGGAATACGCCGACCTGCTGCGCCGGGCCGATGCCATCTTCATCGAAGAGCTGCGCAATTTCAAGGAAGAGGCACCCGGCCCCAATCAAGGCAAAACCTGGTACGAACTGACCAGCCAGGCCTTCACCGTGTTCCTGCCTGTCAAGAGCGTGGGCGTGATGGGCGATGGCCGCACCTACGACTACGTGGTGGCGCTGCGCGCCGTACAGACCAGCGACTTCATGACCGCCGACTGGGCCGAGCTGCCCTACGCCTTGCTGAAAAAGGTGTCCGGCCGCATCATCAACGAAGTGCGCGGTATCAACCGCGTGACCTACGACGTGTCCAGCAAACCGCCGGCCACCATCGAGTGGGAATAA
- a CDS encoding MFS transporter has product MRFIMIAVLIDMMSIGLMIPVLPHLVGQFTQSQGDQAFWFGAMMFAFGIANFFGAPILGALSDRYGRRPVLLLGFCGLAFTFFMTAAAHSLWLLVVVRLIGGAMQANIAVANAYVADITPAPDRARRFGLLGAMMGLGFILGPALGGILGDVDLRLPFVASGSLAVLNWIYGYFVLPESLPFEKRSAFEWRKANPIASLMGLIDLRGVGPLVAVLALTTLAQFMLHATWVLYTTFKFGWGPRETGWSLMVVGVVSVLMQGVLLKHILRRISAQRLAVIGMCSASLAYVAYGLATESWMLFVIIVLNMFSAATGSNLQSIVSGAADEKIQGRTLGAVSSVNSLMAILAPVAGAGMLSLVSDAPRGDIRLGLPFFVGGLIQALALGLAVWHFQRQRALRAGISQA; this is encoded by the coding sequence ATGCGTTTCATCATGATCGCGGTGCTGATCGACATGATGTCGATCGGCCTGATGATCCCGGTGTTGCCGCATCTGGTGGGCCAGTTCACACAGTCGCAGGGCGACCAGGCCTTCTGGTTTGGCGCCATGATGTTTGCGTTTGGTATTGCCAACTTCTTTGGTGCGCCCATTCTGGGGGCGTTATCCGACCGGTATGGCCGGCGCCCCGTGTTGCTGCTGGGCTTTTGTGGCCTGGCCTTCACCTTTTTCATGACGGCTGCCGCCCATAGCCTGTGGTTGCTGGTGGTGGTGCGGCTGATTGGCGGTGCCATGCAGGCCAATATTGCGGTGGCCAATGCCTATGTGGCCGACATCACGCCGGCCCCGGACCGCGCCCGCCGTTTTGGCCTGCTGGGTGCCATGATGGGCCTGGGTTTTATCCTCGGGCCCGCACTGGGCGGCATTCTGGGTGATGTGGATTTGCGCCTGCCCTTTGTGGCGTCAGGTTCTCTGGCCGTGCTCAACTGGATCTATGGCTACTTTGTGTTGCCGGAAAGCCTGCCGTTTGAGAAACGCAGCGCTTTTGAGTGGCGCAAGGCCAACCCCATCGCGTCGCTGATGGGCCTGATCGATCTGCGCGGCGTAGGACCCCTGGTCGCCGTCCTGGCGCTCACCACGCTGGCGCAGTTCATGTTACATGCCACGTGGGTGCTGTACACCACGTTCAAGTTTGGCTGGGGACCGCGGGAAACCGGCTGGTCGCTGATGGTGGTCGGTGTTGTGAGTGTGCTGATGCAGGGCGTGTTGCTCAAACACATACTGCGGCGCATCTCGGCCCAGCGCCTGGCCGTCATCGGCATGTGCAGCGCCAGCTTGGCCTATGTGGCCTACGGTCTGGCTACCGAATCCTGGATGTTATTTGTCATCATTGTGCTCAACATGTTCTCGGCGGCGACCGGATCCAACCTGCAAAGCATCGTGTCCGGCGCGGCGGATGAAAAGATACAAGGCCGCACCCTGGGCGCCGTGTCCTCCGTCAACAGCCTGATGGCGATTTTGGCACCGGTGGCCGGCGCCGGCATGTTGTCTTTGGTGTCCGATGCGCCGCGCGGTGACATTCGACTGGGCCTGCCTTTCTTTGTCGGCGGCCTGATCCAAGCCCTGGCCCTGGGCCTGGCGGTTTGGCACTTTCAACGCCAGCGCGCGCTGCGGGCTGGCATTTCCCAAGCTTGA
- the guaB gene encoding IMP dehydrogenase, with protein MRLLGKALTFDDVLLVPAYSQVLPKDTSLATRFSRNIALNLPLVSAAMDTVTEARLAIAIAQEGGMGIVHKNLTAAEQAAQVAKVKRYESGVLRDPVVITPSHTVRQVMSLSEQLGVSGFPVCDGGKVVGIVTGRDLRFETRYDLPVSQIMTPRDKLVTVQDSAAITITQAKVLLNQHKIERLLVVNDSFELKGLITVKDITKQTSFPNAARDAHGKLRVGAAVGVGEGTEERVELLVRAGVDAIVVDTAHGHSHGVIERVRWVKKNYPQVDVIGGNIATGAAALALAEAGADAVKVGIGPGSICTTRIVAGVGVPQIMAIDNVATALKGTGIPLIADGGIRYSGDIAKALAAGASTVMMGGMFAGTEEAPGEVILFQGRSYKSYRGMGSIGAMQQGSADRYFQESSTGNPNADKLVPEGIEGRVPYKGSMVAIVFQMAGGIRASMGYCGCPTIEDMQNKAEFVEITTAGIRESHVHDVQITKEAPNYRAD; from the coding sequence ATGCGCCTCCTCGGCAAAGCGCTCACCTTCGACGACGTGTTGTTGGTCCCCGCGTACTCCCAGGTCCTGCCCAAGGACACTTCCCTCGCCACCCGCTTCTCCCGCAACATCGCCCTGAACCTGCCCCTGGTGTCTGCCGCCATGGACACGGTCACCGAAGCCCGCCTGGCAATCGCCATCGCGCAAGAAGGTGGCATGGGCATCGTCCACAAGAATCTGACCGCTGCCGAACAGGCTGCGCAAGTGGCCAAGGTCAAGCGTTACGAATCCGGCGTGTTGCGCGACCCTGTCGTCATCACCCCGTCCCACACCGTGCGCCAGGTTATGAGCTTGTCCGAACAGCTGGGTGTATCCGGATTCCCGGTTTGCGACGGCGGCAAGGTGGTCGGCATTGTGACCGGTCGCGACCTGCGCTTCGAGACCCGTTACGACCTGCCTGTCAGCCAGATCATGACTCCGCGGGACAAGCTGGTGACGGTGCAGGACAGCGCCGCCATCACTATCACCCAGGCCAAGGTGCTGCTCAACCAGCACAAGATCGAACGCCTGCTGGTCGTCAACGATTCCTTTGAGCTCAAGGGCCTGATCACCGTCAAGGACATCACCAAACAAACCAGCTTCCCCAATGCCGCACGCGACGCCCATGGCAAGCTGCGTGTCGGCGCGGCGGTGGGCGTGGGTGAAGGCACCGAAGAGCGTGTGGAACTGTTGGTACGCGCCGGTGTCGACGCCATCGTTGTCGACACCGCACACGGCCACAGCCACGGCGTCATTGAGCGTGTGCGCTGGGTCAAGAAAAACTATCCCCAGGTGGACGTCATTGGCGGCAACATCGCCACTGGCGCGGCCGCTCTGGCCTTGGCAGAAGCTGGCGCCGATGCAGTCAAGGTGGGCATTGGCCCCGGCTCCATATGCACCACGCGCATCGTTGCCGGTGTGGGTGTGCCGCAAATCATGGCGATTGACAACGTGGCCACCGCGCTCAAGGGCACGGGCATCCCCCTGATTGCCGATGGTGGTATCCGTTACAGCGGTGACATCGCCAAGGCCTTGGCCGCTGGCGCCAGCACCGTGATGATGGGCGGCATGTTTGCCGGTACCGAAGAAGCGCCGGGCGAAGTCATCCTGTTCCAGGGCCGCAGCTACAAGAGTTACCGTGGCATGGGATCCATTGGGGCCATGCAGCAGGGCAGTGCAGACCGTTACTTCCAGGAATCCAGCACCGGCAACCCCAATGCCGACAAATTGGTGCCCGAAGGCATTGAAGGCCGTGTGCCCTACAAGGGCTCCATGGTTGCCATCGTGTTCCAGATGGCCGGTGGCATTCGCGCCAGCATGGGTTACTGCGGCTGCCCCACCATTGAAGACATGCAGAACAAAGCGGAGTTTGTAGAAATCACCACCGCCGGTATCCGCGAAAGCCATGTGCACGACGTGCAAATCACCAAAGAGGCCCCCAATTACCGCGCCGACTGA
- a CDS encoding DUF4124 domain-containing protein: MKLIQTLLVVALSGLSFAASAQWQWLDKDGRKVYSDRAPPSDIQDKNIIKRPGNYKAPVVAPAADAAVEGDAAAASAPVAGQAAALPASGAKPAGGLDKELEAKKKQAKEAEAAKRKADEERIAKAQIENCARAKQAKTTFESGVRIGRTNAAGEKEFMDDAARAAELKRIQGIIDRDCK, from the coding sequence ATGAAACTGATTCAAACACTCCTGGTTGTAGCGTTGAGTGGCCTGAGCTTTGCAGCGTCGGCCCAGTGGCAGTGGCTGGACAAAGACGGGCGCAAGGTTTACAGCGACCGTGCCCCACCCTCTGACATCCAGGACAAGAACATCATCAAACGGCCTGGAAACTACAAGGCTCCAGTAGTAGCCCCTGCGGCCGACGCCGCAGTGGAAGGTGATGCTGCTGCGGCATCCGCGCCCGTGGCGGGCCAGGCAGCGGCACTGCCCGCATCCGGTGCCAAGCCTGCCGGTGGCCTGGACAAAGAGCTGGAAGCCAAAAAGAAACAGGCCAAGGAAGCGGAAGCCGCCAAACGCAAAGCCGACGAAGAACGCATAGCCAAAGCCCAGATTGAGAATTGCGCACGCGCCAAACAAGCCAAAACGACCTTTGAGTCCGGCGTGCGCATTGGCCGTACCAATGCCGCGGGCGAGAAAGAGTTTATGGACGATGCGGCGCGTGCCGCAGAGTTGAAGCGTATCCAGGGCATCATCGACAGGGATTGCAAGTAG
- a CDS encoding RnfH family protein, with amino-acid sequence MGTEVGIAVTVVYSAQTRDVVEETLRLEEGTTVEQALNASGLALPTPAEGVPLGGQGVWGKKVGLTHVLHDQDRLEVYRPLTVDPKVARRERFAGQGAKKAAGLFAKRRDGAKAGY; translated from the coding sequence ATGGGGACTGAGGTGGGCATAGCCGTCACGGTTGTCTATTCGGCCCAGACGCGGGATGTGGTGGAGGAGACGTTGCGACTGGAGGAGGGCACAACGGTCGAACAGGCCTTGAATGCCAGTGGCTTGGCACTGCCAACCCCCGCGGAAGGCGTTCCCCTGGGTGGTCAGGGTGTTTGGGGCAAGAAGGTCGGTTTAACGCATGTGCTGCATGACCAGGACCGACTGGAGGTTTACCGACCCCTCACGGTGGACCCCAAGGTGGCGCGCAGGGAACGGTTTGCGGGTCAGGGGGCCAAAAAAGCTGCGGGCCTGTTTGCCAAGCGCCGCGACGGGGCCAAAGCCGGGTACTGA
- a CDS encoding type II toxin-antitoxin system RatA family toxin, producing MKTVNKSVLIWYSPREMYDLVTDVKRYSEFLPWCEGTRIVEEHAGGMTAEVAMSFGGVRQTFTTRNVHIADSQVDMELLDGPFSHLDGQWSFLALGDGSQRACKVELAVNYRLNSSTLGKLAAPAIDKIATDLVGAFVKRAEQMYGD from the coding sequence ATGAAAACCGTTAACAAGTCCGTTTTGATCTGGTACAGCCCGCGTGAGATGTATGACCTGGTGACCGATGTGAAGCGGTATTCCGAGTTTCTGCCTTGGTGTGAGGGTACCCGCATTGTGGAAGAACATGCGGGCGGCATGACCGCCGAAGTGGCTATGTCCTTTGGCGGCGTACGCCAGACCTTCACCACCCGTAACGTGCACATTGCCGACAGCCAGGTCGACATGGAGCTGCTGGACGGCCCGTTTTCGCACCTGGACGGGCAATGGAGCTTTTTGGCCCTGGGCGATGGCTCACAACGCGCCTGCAAGGTGGAACTGGCCGTCAACTACCGCCTGAACAGTTCCACGCTGGGAAAGCTGGCGGCCCCCGCCATCGACAAGATTGCCACCGACCTGGTAGGCGCCTTTGTCAAGCGTGCCGAGCAGATGTATGGGGACTGA
- the smpB gene encoding SsrA-binding protein SmpB, with translation MAKKPVVNTRIADNKKAAFNYFFEERFEAGLVLEGWEVKSLREGKVQLTDGYVVIRGGELFIIGLQINPLHTASSHVSPDKVRTKKLLMHKEQIQRLIGKVEQKGYTLVPINLHWKDGKVKCEIALAKGKAEHDKRDTIKDREGKREVERAMKSKAR, from the coding sequence ATGGCCAAGAAACCCGTAGTCAACACCCGCATTGCCGACAACAAAAAAGCAGCGTTCAACTATTTCTTCGAAGAGCGCTTTGAAGCGGGCTTGGTGCTGGAGGGCTGGGAGGTCAAGTCCTTGCGCGAGGGCAAGGTCCAGCTGACCGACGGTTATGTGGTGATACGCGGCGGCGAGCTATTCATCATCGGCCTGCAGATCAACCCGCTGCATACCGCGTCTAGCCACGTCAGCCCGGACAAGGTGCGCACCAAGAAGCTCTTGATGCACAAGGAGCAGATCCAGCGGCTGATTGGCAAGGTGGAGCAAAAGGGCTACACACTGGTGCCGATCAACCTGCACTGGAAAGACGGCAAGGTGAAATGCGAGATTGCACTGGCCAAGGGCAAGGCGGAGCACGACAAGCGTGACACCATCAAGGACCGTGAAGGCAAGCGGGAGGTGGAGCGGGCTATGAAGAGCAAGGCGCGCTAG
- a CDS encoding enoyl-CoA hydratase/isomerase family protein, whose amino-acid sequence MNENNTSNITEVHTTVAGGMGLITLNRPKALNALSLPMVQALLTTLQAWRDDPAVFAVAIRGSNKTGQPGSPEALFGGFCAGGDIRFFHQAALSGDAALDTFFTDEYTLNHLIHNYPKPYVAFMDGIVMGGGMGISQGASLRIVTETTKMAMPETGIGLFPDVGGGYFLSRCPGHVGEYLALTGDVISGAQAVAWGLADVCVPSARLPELWAAMQTQGSLDALQQWIASNVIADSIDSTGATATFDINDYAAFGLGSIPAIVAALEASGTKPARAMAATLRHRSPLMLHVVLEQIRRARDMGLADDLRMERDLVQHCFYTAHLDRSGVSSETVEGIRALAIDKDHKPVWNPARIADVTPDMVAPFFVSPWPAGTHPLKDLA is encoded by the coding sequence ATGAACGAAAACAACACCAGCAACATCACCGAAGTCCACACCACCGTCGCCGGTGGCATGGGCCTGATCACCCTGAACCGCCCCAAGGCGCTCAACGCCCTGTCCTTGCCCATGGTGCAGGCACTGCTGACCACGCTGCAGGCTTGGCGTGACGACCCGGCCGTTTTTGCAGTGGCCATCCGCGGCAGCAACAAGACCGGCCAGCCCGGCAGCCCGGAGGCGTTGTTCGGCGGCTTCTGCGCCGGGGGCGACATCCGCTTCTTCCACCAGGCCGCGCTGTCCGGTGATGCGGCCCTGGACACGTTTTTCACCGACGAATACACGCTGAACCACCTGATCCACAACTACCCCAAGCCGTATGTCGCCTTCATGGACGGCATCGTCATGGGTGGTGGCATGGGGATTAGTCAGGGTGCCAGCCTGCGCATCGTCACCGAAACCACCAAGATGGCCATGCCAGAGACCGGCATCGGCCTGTTCCCGGACGTGGGCGGTGGCTACTTCCTGAGCCGTTGCCCCGGCCATGTGGGCGAATACCTGGCCCTGACCGGCGACGTCATTAGCGGCGCCCAGGCTGTGGCCTGGGGCCTCGCCGATGTGTGTGTGCCGTCCGCCAGACTGCCGGAGCTGTGGGCCGCCATGCAAACGCAGGGTTCGCTGGACGCTTTGCAACAATGGATTGCTAGCAATGTGATAGCGGATAGTATAGATTCCACGGGAGCTACAGCCACATTTGACATAAACGACTATGCCGCTTTCGGCTTGGGCAGCATCCCCGCCATCGTGGCCGCGCTGGAAGCCTCTGGCACCAAACCCGCACGCGCCATGGCCGCAACCCTGCGCCACCGCAGCCCGCTGATGCTGCACGTGGTGCTGGAGCAGATCCGCCGCGCCCGCGACATGGGTCTGGCCGATGACCTGCGCATGGAGCGTGACCTGGTGCAACATTGCTTCTACACCGCCCACTTGGACCGCTCCGGCGTAAGCAGTGAGACGGTGGAGGGTATCCGTGCCCTGGCCATCGACAAGGACCACAAACCCGTGTGGAACCCTGCGCGCATAGCGGATGTGACGCCGGACATGGTGGCCCCGTTCTTCGTCAGCCCTTGGCCAGCAGGTACACACCCGCTGAAAGATTTGGCCTAA
- a CDS encoding DMT family transporter: MKLTHNRAVVLMVAVAFMWSTAGVVSRHLDAARSFEVTFWRALFTAVSLLFILPLMRGRTVFADIRHAGRAFWISGVCWSVMFTAYMVALTMTSVANVLMTMSLGPLMTALIARMFIGHRIALRTWVAIAVAGFGIAYMYAPQIAGGELLGSLVALCVPIAGATNWTVTQNAHAQGHDVDLVPAVFVGAVISALVTLPLAYPFAATAHDLGLLAYLGVFQLAIPCVLSVLCARVLLAPELSLLALLEVLFGILLVWLGAGEAPGTTVWVGGTLVLGALVANELLGWKQRSQTP, from the coding sequence ATGAAACTTACCCACAACCGGGCTGTGGTGCTGATGGTCGCGGTGGCCTTTATGTGGTCTACCGCGGGCGTGGTTTCACGCCATCTCGATGCTGCGCGCAGCTTTGAGGTCACCTTCTGGCGGGCGTTGTTCACGGCTGTTTCCTTGCTGTTCATCCTGCCGTTGATGCGGGGACGCACGGTTTTTGCGGACATCCGCCACGCCGGCCGGGCCTTCTGGATCTCAGGTGTGTGCTGGAGTGTGATGTTCACCGCCTACATGGTGGCGCTGACCATGACCAGCGTGGCCAATGTGCTGATGACCATGTCGCTGGGCCCACTGATGACGGCCCTGATTGCCCGCATGTTTATTGGCCACCGTATTGCACTGCGCACCTGGGTGGCCATTGCCGTGGCTGGTTTCGGCATCGCCTACATGTACGCGCCACAGATCGCGGGCGGCGAGTTGCTGGGTTCCCTGGTGGCGCTGTGTGTGCCGATTGCCGGAGCCACCAACTGGACGGTCACGCAGAACGCCCACGCCCAAGGCCACGATGTGGACCTGGTGCCCGCCGTTTTTGTGGGCGCCGTCATCAGTGCCCTGGTCACGTTGCCGCTGGCCTACCCGTTTGCGGCCACCGCACACGACTTGGGCCTGCTGGCGTACCTGGGTGTCTTCCAGCTGGCGATTCCTTGTGTGCTGTCCGTGCTGTGCGCCCGCGTGCTGCTCGCACCAGAATTGTCCCTGTTGGCCTTGTTGGAAGTGCTGTTCGGCATTCTGCTGGTCTGGCTGGGGGCAGGGGAGGCGCCGGGTACGACCGTATGGGTCGGCGGTACATTGGTATTGGGTGCCCTGGTAGCCAACGAGCTGCTGGGCTGGAAACAAAGGAGTCAAACACCATGA